One Xyrauchen texanus isolate HMW12.3.18 chromosome 34, RBS_HiC_50CHRs, whole genome shotgun sequence genomic window carries:
- the LOC127627401 gene encoding barH-like 1 homeobox protein, translated as MEASTNGSSFGIDSLLSHRPGSPVLAKGDSLVGECRSPLEFSPRSDLESGCSSPPSPRRECGEDAAQRQGHPLVLASHLQHGPISVGSQPRTVTSSFLIRDILADCKPLAACAPYSSNGQPTQETGRLASKIAEDYIEKIHSNSSSDSEYKVKEEGDREISSSRDSPHVRLKKPRKARTAFTDHQLAQLERSFERQKYLSVQDRMELAASLNLTDTQVKTWYQNRRTKWKRQTAVGLELLAEAGNYSALQRMFPSPYFYPQSLMSNLDPGAALFLYRGPSAPPPALQRPLVPRILLHGLQGANEPPPLPPLSGVLPRPTPPR; from the exons ATGGAAGCGTCCACCAACGGCTCCAGTTTTGGAATCGACTCCCTGCTATCCCACAGGCCCGGAAGCCCAGTCCTTGCAAAGGGGGACAGTTTGGTGGGGGAATGCCGTTCCCCACTGGAGTTCAGCCCCAGGTCAGATTTAGAGAGCGGTTGTTCTTCTCCTCCGTCCCCGAGGCGAGAGTGCGGTGAGGATGCGGCGCAAAGACAGGGTCACCCCCTCGTGCTTGCGTCCCATTTGCAGCACGGGCCGATCTCCGTTGGATCGCAACCTCGGACTGTCACGTCATCCTTCTTAataagagatattctggctgacTGCAAACCTTTAGCGGCTTGTGCACCTTACTCCAGTAACGGCCAGCCGACACAGGAGACAGGGAGGTTGGCATCCAAAATCGCAGAAGACTACATTGAAAAGATCCACAGTAACTCATCGTCAGACAGTGAATACAAAG TAAAAGAGGAGGGCGACAGGGAGATCTCGAGCAGCAGAGACAGCCCACATGTCCGTCTGAAGAAGCCAAGGAAAGCGCGGACAGCTTTCACTGACCATCAGCTCGCTCAGCtggagcgcagttttgagcgtcAGAAGTACCTGAGTGTGCAGGACAGAATGGAACTAGCAGCATCTCTCAACCTGACCGACACGCAGGTCAAAACCTGGTACCAGAACAGGAG gacaaagtgGAAGAGGCAAACGGCAGTCGGACTTGAATTGTTGGCGGAAGCTGGGAATTATTCTGCCCTGCAAAGGATGTTCCCCTCGCCGTATTTCTACCCTCAAAGCCTGATGTCGAATCTGGACCCTGGAGCAGCGCTCTtcttatacaggggaccttcggCGCCCCCGCCGGCGCTGCAGCGTCCTCTCGTTCCCCGGATTCTCCTGCACGGTCTACAGGGCGCCAACGAGCCGCCGCCTCTGCCCCCTCTATCCGGTGTGCTACCCAGACCGACACCACCACGATGA